One window of the Niallia circulans genome contains the following:
- a CDS encoding MBL fold metallo-hydrolase, giving the protein MAELKGIEILTIEKNSFVIHPTLIWDEKQTLLIDTGMPGYMEDINLAMAKANKSLEDLTGILLTHQDIDHIGSLPEILTACTQHLTIYAHEGDIPFIEGDIPLLKANPDNFNEKEWKSLPDSLKFIYLHPPKAKVTASLQNNQLLDIDGGIEIIHTPGHTPGHISLFHKRSGTLIAGDALIAANGRLQHPNPVHTPNMKLAIQSLKKFLAYPIKQVVCFHGGMVTENIQEQLEGLVQTKTL; this is encoded by the coding sequence ATGGCAGAATTAAAAGGAATAGAGATCTTGACGATTGAAAAAAATTCCTTTGTCATTCACCCAACCCTTATATGGGATGAAAAACAAACCTTATTAATAGATACAGGAATGCCGGGGTATATGGAAGATATAAATTTAGCGATGGCCAAAGCAAATAAATCCTTGGAGGACTTAACGGGAATTTTGTTAACACACCAAGACATTGATCATATAGGTAGCTTACCAGAAATATTAACCGCATGTACGCAGCATTTAACGATTTACGCACATGAAGGAGATATACCTTTTATAGAAGGGGATATACCTTTATTAAAAGCAAATCCTGATAATTTTAACGAAAAAGAATGGAAATCACTTCCTGATTCATTAAAATTTATTTATCTCCATCCACCTAAAGCAAAAGTTACTGCTTCTCTACAGAATAATCAACTATTAGACATAGATGGAGGTATAGAGATAATTCATACACCTGGCCATACACCAGGACATATTAGCCTGTTTCATAAAAGATCTGGTACTTTAATTGCTGGAGATGCCTTAATAGCTGCCAATGGTCGCTTGCAGCACCCAAATCCAGTACATACACCAAATATGAAGCTAGCGATTCAATCCCTCAAAAAGTTTTTAGCTTATCCAATTAAACAAGTCGTTTGCTTTCATGGAGGAATGGTTACAGAAAATATCCAAGAGCAATTAGAAGGTTTGGTTCAAACGAAAACTCTTTAA
- the htpG gene encoding molecular chaperone HtpG, which translates to METKEFKAESKRLLEMMINSIYSQREVFLRELISNASDAIDKIYYKALTDDSINFEKDNYFIKITANKENRTLTISDTGIGMTKEELEANLGTIAKSGSLAFKMENEAKDGHDIIGQFGVGFYAAFMVADEVTVITKSLNSDTAYKWMSKGADGYTIEETEKSTIGTDIILTIKENAEEEQYDEFLEDYRLKSIIKKYSDFIRYPIKMDVTTSKLKEGTENEYEEVSEEQVINSMVPIWKKNKNELTEEDYQNFYEEKRYGYDKPLKHIHVSVDGAIRYNAILYIPEKTPFDYYSKEYEKGLELYSNGVLIMEKCADLLPDYFSFVKGMVDSEDLSLNISREMLQHDRQLKRIEKNLTKKIKSQLLSLLKDEREKYESFYESFGRQIKFGVYNDFGMNKEMLQDLLLFYSSKEKKLVSLDEYVERMPKDQKFIYYAAGDSIDRIEKLPQTELVADKGYEILYLTDDIDEFAIKMIATYKEKEFKSVSSGDLGLDQEEEKEEKEVTEENKALFDYMKEILSGKVKNVKVSTRLKSHPVCLTAEGEVSIEMEKVLSMMPDNQNIKADKVLEINKNHEIFQSLKEAYEKDKDKVALYTNLLYNQALLIEGLSIEDPVEFTNNICKLMK; encoded by the coding sequence ATCGAAACGAAAGAATTTAAAGCCGAATCGAAACGTTTATTAGAAATGATGATCAACTCCATCTATTCGCAGCGGGAAGTATTCTTACGTGAGTTAATTTCAAATGCTAGTGATGCAATTGATAAAATTTATTATAAAGCTTTAACAGATGACTCTATTAATTTTGAAAAGGATAATTATTTTATTAAAATTACTGCTAATAAAGAAAACCGTACGTTAACCATTTCTGATACTGGTATTGGAATGACAAAGGAAGAATTAGAAGCAAATTTAGGTACAATTGCTAAAAGTGGTTCCCTTGCTTTCAAAATGGAAAATGAAGCGAAGGATGGCCATGATATTATTGGGCAATTCGGTGTAGGTTTCTATGCAGCGTTTATGGTGGCAGATGAAGTAACCGTTATTACTAAATCACTGAACAGTGATACAGCTTATAAATGGATGTCAAAAGGTGCTGATGGTTATACCATTGAAGAAACGGAGAAATCAACAATCGGTACTGATATCATCCTTACAATTAAAGAAAATGCAGAAGAAGAGCAGTATGATGAATTTTTAGAAGATTATCGTTTAAAATCGATTATTAAAAAATACTCTGACTTTATCCGTTACCCAATTAAAATGGATGTAACGACAAGTAAGCTAAAAGAAGGCACAGAAAATGAGTATGAAGAAGTTAGCGAAGAACAAGTCATTAACAGTATGGTTCCCATTTGGAAAAAGAATAAAAACGAGTTAACAGAAGAAGACTATCAAAATTTCTATGAAGAAAAACGTTATGGCTATGATAAGCCATTGAAGCATATTCATGTTAGCGTAGATGGAGCAATTCGTTATAATGCAATACTTTACATTCCTGAAAAAACACCGTTTGATTATTATTCTAAAGAGTATGAAAAAGGACTAGAGCTCTATTCAAATGGTGTCTTAATTATGGAAAAATGCGCAGACTTGCTGCCAGACTACTTTAGTTTTGTCAAAGGGATGGTTGATTCTGAAGATTTATCCCTTAACATTTCAAGAGAAATGCTGCAGCATGATCGTCAATTAAAACGGATTGAAAAGAACTTAACAAAGAAAATTAAGAGCCAGCTCCTCAGCCTTTTAAAGGATGAAAGAGAAAAGTATGAATCCTTCTATGAATCCTTTGGAAGACAAATCAAATTCGGTGTCTACAATGATTTCGGGATGAATAAAGAAATGTTACAGGATCTTCTCTTATTCTATTCATCTAAAGAGAAAAAACTAGTATCATTAGACGAATATGTAGAGAGAATGCCAAAGGATCAAAAATTCATTTATTATGCAGCTGGTGACTCGATTGATCGTATCGAAAAACTTCCACAAACAGAATTAGTAGCAGATAAGGGCTATGAAATTCTTTATTTAACAGATGATATTGATGAATTTGCAATAAAAATGATTGCAACATATAAAGAGAAGGAATTTAAATCCGTATCAAGCGGAGATTTAGGCCTTGATCAAGAGGAAGAAAAAGAGGAAAAAGAAGTAACAGAAGAGAACAAAGCGTTGTTTGATTACATGAAGGAGATTCTCTCTGGCAAAGTCAAAAACGTAAAAGTGTCTACCCGCTTAAAATCACATCCTGTATGTTTAACGGCAGAAGGGGAAGTTTCGATTGAAATGGAAAAAGTGTTAAGTATGATGCCAGACAATCAAAATATCAAAGCAGACAAAGTGTTAGAAATTAATAAAAATCATGAAATTTTCCAATCATTAAAAGAGGCTTATGAAAAAGACAAAGACAAAGTGGCTCTTTATACAAACCTTTTATATAATCAAGCCCTATTGATTGAAGGTTTGTCTATTGAAGATCCTGTCGAATTTACGAATAATATTTGTAAATTAATGAAATAA
- a CDS encoding LysE family translocator — protein MDSILYYIALGLSLAAPIGPVNAAVINRGLRYGFHHAWVLSLGSLLGDVFFIILVYFGVAKLANIPIVQTFLWLFGAFVLIYTGIEGVMTKTSTISSRGKDNNSMLRSFVTGLLMSIMNPLSIIFWLGIYGSILASTIHNFSTSTVLLYTGCMLFGVAIWDITVSVLSSFFRNVVSEQLITFVSRISGLILVLFGGYFGIRGIQFFL, from the coding sequence ATGGACAGTATTTTATATTATATTGCCTTGGGTTTATCATTAGCAGCCCCGATAGGGCCAGTAAATGCGGCGGTTATAAACAGAGGACTTAGGTATGGATTTCACCATGCTTGGGTTCTGTCGCTAGGTTCTCTCTTAGGTGATGTATTCTTTATCATTCTCGTATACTTTGGCGTGGCAAAATTGGCTAATATCCCAATTGTTCAAACCTTTCTTTGGTTGTTCGGTGCATTTGTCCTCATCTACACAGGAATAGAAGGAGTCATGACTAAAACTAGCACTATATCAAGTAGGGGTAAAGACAATAATTCTATGCTTCGGTCATTTGTTACAGGATTGCTGATGAGTATTATGAATCCGTTATCGATTATCTTCTGGTTAGGAATATATGGATCTATTTTAGCCTCTACTATACATAATTTTAGTACAAGCACGGTACTTCTATATACGGGATGCATGTTATTTGGCGTAGCAATCTGGGATATTACCGTATCGGTGCTGTCCAGTTTTTTCCGAAATGTCGTATCTGAACAGCTAATCACTTTTGTTAGTAGAATTTCTGGCCTGATTCTTGTTTTGTTTGGAGGTTATTTTGGGATTCGCGGAATTCAGTTCTTTTTATAA